One part of the Sphaerochaeta sp. genome encodes these proteins:
- a CDS encoding acyl--CoA ligase, producing the protein MELRDDGSVWKWLDEFRGKDFTGEWPTVVELFDITTKRYPNNNSFIAMSPKKEVFTYAQAREKISRFGNWLVSKGVVKGDRVGVTGKNSPEWAIAYLGILYSGAIVVPLDYSLHDDEMEKLIDFAGLKGLCVDRERINDVGKHTSFKVSLEEDDPDHPFLLDCQETEELPRTKAVETDTAAILFTSGTTGTPKGVMLSHKNLVSDCFIAQSQMDIFSTDVFYAILPIHHAYTMLAVFVESFSVGAACIFGKRLVISQVLKELKEGHVTMFLGVPMLFNKMIAALMKGVRKKGIVVYGVVRMMMGFSGLLKKQFGKNIGKKMFKPLLSQLSLAENRICICGGGPLPPSTFRMFNELGIDFVQGYGLTEASPITHLNPIYHFVLTSVGRSFPLEEVKIVDPDEDGNGLIYIKGPNVMQGYYHNEEATKEVLSDDGWLNTGDVGHIGADKFLYLTGRAKNIIVTEGGKNVFPEEIEDHFQLYEEIDTICVIGYLIDKETKSEGIRALIYPDQKYAKSVMDAHPQDGKALIQKRMEEIVSEVNKELQSYKKIERVTVVDEPFPMTSTKKVKRFLVTKQYQD; encoded by the coding sequence ATGGAATTGCGCGATGATGGATCAGTCTGGAAATGGCTTGATGAGTTCCGGGGAAAAGACTTCACCGGAGAATGGCCCACGGTGGTGGAATTGTTTGACATCACGACAAAACGGTACCCGAACAACAACAGTTTCATCGCGATGTCCCCAAAGAAGGAAGTGTTCACCTATGCCCAAGCCAGGGAAAAAATCTCTCGGTTCGGCAACTGGCTTGTTTCCAAAGGCGTGGTGAAAGGAGACAGGGTCGGGGTGACCGGCAAGAACAGCCCGGAATGGGCCATCGCCTACCTGGGGATCCTGTACAGTGGGGCCATCGTGGTTCCATTGGATTACTCCCTCCACGATGATGAAATGGAGAAATTGATCGACTTCGCCGGTCTGAAAGGTCTGTGCGTCGACAGGGAACGCATCAACGACGTGGGTAAGCATACCTCGTTCAAGGTTTCGTTGGAGGAGGATGATCCGGATCATCCGTTCCTTTTGGACTGCCAGGAAACGGAAGAACTGCCGCGGACCAAAGCGGTGGAGACGGATACCGCCGCCATCCTGTTCACCAGCGGTACGACGGGAACGCCCAAAGGCGTCATGCTCAGCCACAAGAACCTGGTCAGCGATTGTTTCATTGCGCAGTCCCAGATGGACATTTTCTCCACCGATGTGTTCTACGCCATTCTGCCGATCCATCACGCCTACACGATGCTGGCGGTGTTCGTCGAGTCGTTCTCCGTGGGCGCTGCCTGTATCTTCGGCAAGCGGTTGGTCATCAGCCAGGTATTGAAGGAACTGAAGGAAGGGCACGTGACGATGTTCCTCGGCGTGCCGATGCTGTTCAACAAGATGATCGCCGCCTTGATGAAAGGCGTGCGGAAGAAAGGAATCGTCGTCTACGGCGTCGTCCGCATGATGATGGGCTTCTCCGGACTGTTGAAGAAGCAGTTCGGCAAGAACATCGGCAAGAAGATGTTCAAACCGTTGCTCTCCCAGCTTTCACTTGCGGAGAACCGCATCTGCATCTGCGGTGGAGGACCTCTTCCCCCGTCGACGTTCCGGATGTTCAACGAGTTGGGTATTGACTTTGTCCAGGGGTATGGACTTACCGAGGCGAGCCCCATCACCCACCTGAACCCGATCTACCATTTCGTACTGACCAGCGTGGGACGTTCGTTCCCGTTGGAAGAGGTGAAGATCGTCGATCCCGATGAGGATGGCAACGGCTTGATCTACATCAAGGGACCGAACGTCATGCAAGGCTACTACCACAACGAAGAAGCCACCAAAGAGGTGCTCTCCGATGATGGATGGCTGAATACCGGAGATGTCGGGCACATCGGGGCGGACAAATTCCTCTACCTCACCGGACGGGCGAAGAACATCATCGTCACCGAAGGCGGAAAGAACGTGTTCCCCGAGGAGATTGAGGACCACTTCCAGCTGTACGAGGAGATCGACACGATCTGCGTCATCGGGTATCTGATCGACAAGGAGACGAAGAGCGAAGGAATCCGCGCGTTGATCTATCCCGACCAGAAGTACGCCAAGAGCGTGATGGACGCCCATCCCCAGGATGGCAAGGCGCTCATCCAGAAACGGATGGAAGAGATTGTCTCCGAAGTGAACAAGGAGCTGCAGAGTTACAAGAAGATCGAACGGGTCACCGTAGTTGATGAGCCGTTTCCGATGACTTCGACGAAAAAGGTCAAGCGCTTTTTGGTGACTAAGCAGTACCAGGACTAG